Proteins encoded in a region of the Mariprofundus ferrinatatus genome:
- the greA gene encoding transcription elongation factor GreA — translation MERVPMTKQGAEALRETLAYLKGENRHRIVRTIEEARAHGDLSENAEYHAAKEEQGMNEGKIKSLEDKLARAHVIDPATITVDRIVFGATVDLIDLDEGTEVTYQVVGVDEADIEHGKVSITSPIARAMIGKEEGDVINVQAPSGLREYEVQEIRYE, via the coding sequence TTGGAACGTGTACCGATGACAAAACAGGGTGCTGAAGCACTGCGTGAGACCCTCGCATACCTGAAAGGTGAGAACCGCCACAGGATCGTAAGAACGATTGAAGAGGCGCGTGCACATGGTGATCTATCCGAGAATGCGGAATACCATGCTGCCAAAGAAGAGCAGGGTATGAACGAGGGTAAGATCAAGTCGCTGGAGGACAAACTGGCGCGTGCACATGTCATTGATCCGGCCACAATTACTGTGGACAGGATTGTTTTTGGTGCCACGGTCGATCTGATCGATCTTGATGAGGGAACCGAGGTGACCTATCAGGTTGTTGGCGTTGACGAGGCCGATATTGAGCATGGCAAGGTTTCCATTACCTCGCCAATTGCACGTGCAATGATCGGCAAGGAGGAGGGCGATGTGATTAATGTACAGGCGCCAAGTGGTCTCCGTGAGTATGAGGTTCAGGAGATCCGATACGAGTAG
- a CDS encoding DUF4149 domain-containing protein — protein MSVECIRIGSVRLCLALMLGLLAVPGYLVAPVLFSKAGSVSMAGMLAGETFHIANLVLLLLAAVVVVIWFQMRATEWKTGAVRWYLLLALVLLVSVNQFAVSPVLAGLKAEIGSMDLVSADHPLRKEFGMWHGVSAVIHLLAVAAAAAMVALGPCKRRQTCPS, from the coding sequence ATGAGCGTTGAGTGCATTCGTATCGGTTCAGTCAGGCTCTGTCTTGCCCTGATGCTCGGTCTTCTTGCTGTTCCCGGGTATCTGGTTGCCCCTGTTCTCTTCTCCAAGGCAGGCAGTGTATCAATGGCTGGCATGCTGGCTGGAGAAACCTTTCATATTGCTAATCTGGTTCTGTTGCTGCTCGCAGCCGTTGTCGTCGTAATCTGGTTCCAGATGAGAGCAACTGAATGGAAAACCGGAGCTGTTCGCTGGTATTTGCTGCTGGCGCTGGTTCTGCTGGTTTCTGTCAATCAGTTTGCCGTTTCACCGGTTCTGGCAGGTCTGAAAGCAGAGATAGGCTCAATGGATCTGGTGTCAGCGGATCATCCGCTGCGCAAGGAGTTCGGCATGTGGCACGGCGTTAGTGCTGTGATCCACCTTCTTGCTGTAGCAGCTGCGGCTGCCATGGTTGCCTTGGGACCTTGCAAACGCAGGCAAACATGTCCGTCATAA
- a CDS encoding AI-2E family transporter, translating into MSVITAWLKRWMADTELVMLLSSLLVIFVLLVLLVPVLAPVLLAIALAYVLDGVVDLLERCKIPRTLAIAIAGGGALLLILFALLAVLPLLTEQIGRLVSQAPQYVQSIRETLQQLQSNHAEWINPDFLQKVIAAIALKLQEWGGALLTFSIASIPGMITLLVYAVLVPVMVFFFLKDKHAVISWMQQFLPKERSLLQRVWHELDIQIGNYIRGKFWEAFIVGLAMWVVFWWMGHEYAVLLGVLTGISVWIPFVGAAVVTIPVILLSFFQWGWTDTMAYSVLAYGVVQAIDANVIVPWLFSEIVNLHPIAIIVAILLFGSLWGIVGVVIAIPMAALVKSVVSIVLERRQRSSTAE; encoded by the coding sequence ATGTCCGTCATAACTGCATGGTTAAAGAGGTGGATGGCAGACACCGAACTGGTGATGCTGCTCTCCTCCCTGCTTGTTATATTCGTTCTTCTGGTACTGCTGGTGCCCGTTCTGGCTCCAGTGCTGCTGGCTATTGCGCTGGCTTATGTGCTTGATGGCGTTGTCGATCTTCTGGAGCGCTGCAAAATTCCGCGAACGCTTGCTATCGCTATTGCAGGTGGTGGCGCTCTCCTGCTGATTCTCTTTGCCCTGCTGGCTGTTCTGCCACTACTTACCGAGCAGATTGGGAGGCTTGTTAGCCAGGCTCCGCAATATGTGCAGTCGATCAGGGAAACGTTGCAGCAGTTGCAGAGCAACCATGCCGAGTGGATCAATCCGGACTTTCTGCAGAAGGTGATTGCAGCCATTGCACTTAAACTTCAGGAGTGGGGCGGGGCGCTGCTTACCTTCTCGATTGCTTCGATTCCAGGCATGATCACGCTGCTGGTTTATGCCGTACTGGTGCCTGTGATGGTCTTCTTTTTTCTCAAGGACAAGCATGCAGTCATCAGCTGGATGCAGCAGTTTCTGCCCAAAGAGCGCTCACTGCTGCAGCGGGTCTGGCATGAACTTGATATCCAGATAGGTAACTACATCCGCGGCAAGTTCTGGGAAGCGTTCATAGTAGGCTTGGCCATGTGGGTGGTCTTCTGGTGGATGGGGCATGAATATGCAGTGCTGCTTGGCGTGCTGACGGGTATTTCAGTCTGGATTCCGTTCGTTGGCGCGGCAGTGGTGACTATTCCGGTGATTCTGCTCTCATTTTTCCAGTGGGGATGGACTGATACCATGGCCTACAGTGTTCTGGCATATGGCGTAGTTCAGGCGATCGATGCCAATGTGATCGTGCCATGGCTCTTTTCCGAGATCGTGAACCTGCATCCGATTGCCATTATTGTGGCGATACTTCTCTTTGGCAGCCTGTGGGGAATTGTCGGCGTCGTGATAGCCATCCCGATGGCAGCACTGGTGAAAAGCGTGGTGTCCATTGTACTGGAACGGCGGCAGCGGTCATCGACTGCAGAATAA
- a CDS encoding tetratricopeptide repeat protein: MSDNIPVKDSDLDELKKEMRSAQWIDWVEKNQKSLIGAAAAVVVVLMAVGLWLENEQSQRATAATIYQQAMNEGDSAKKLALLQSINRDFSSSSYSALALMQLASVDSKNAELHLNALMAHGKAMDEWIWQARLDLAEIKLAEGDAAAAKSLLDQQVGGQYLQLRYYLMAQASGDEAEKQDYLQKAMDAPSSTDAELLRKIESQINKKAS; this comes from the coding sequence ATGAGTGATAATATACCGGTGAAAGATTCCGACCTGGATGAACTGAAGAAGGAGATGCGTTCGGCCCAGTGGATTGACTGGGTTGAGAAAAACCAGAAATCGCTGATTGGTGCAGCTGCCGCAGTAGTGGTTGTACTGATGGCAGTCGGACTCTGGCTTGAAAATGAGCAATCCCAGCGTGCAACAGCCGCAACCATTTACCAGCAGGCGATGAATGAAGGCGACTCGGCCAAAAAGCTGGCGTTGCTGCAGAGTATTAACAGGGACTTCTCCAGCAGCAGCTATTCCGCCCTTGCACTGATGCAGCTGGCATCTGTGGACAGTAAAAATGCCGAATTGCACCTGAATGCCCTGATGGCACATGGCAAAGCCATGGATGAGTGGATCTGGCAGGCAAGGCTTGATCTCGCTGAAATCAAACTGGCAGAAGGAGACGCTGCCGCCGCCAAATCCCTGCTCGATCAGCAGGTCGGGGGGCAGTACCTTCAGCTTCGATACTATTTGATGGCTCAGGCCTCCGGTGATGAGGCTGAGAAGCAGGATTACCTGCAAAAAGCAATGGATGCACCATCTTCGACCGATGCGGAACTGTTGCGTAAAATTGAATCACAGATCAACAAGAAAGCTTCCTGA
- a CDS encoding PQQ-binding-like beta-propeller repeat protein, whose amino-acid sequence MMKLLLAATALLLSACSTDLFSWGEADTKVEKAEERFVVSAPAEISVAWRADLDQRRPASPSGFSNPAVVQGKSGELIVAGAQDRRVRVFSSHGSEVQRVAMTAAGESGALQLSNGLVVVADVDGMLFGVDINQGSVAWSVELPSALMSRPVPAGNDFVFQTENNQVFRFTAEGKKVWSYSGPASVLGIQYTPSPVVHRDRIYISMKSGDVVALKADSGSFLWQRQLLLSNEAAVLSELKVPAAAPVLIPAEFSGRSEDMLAVPVFQGELFFLSLLDGSTLASRKISTKSSPLHVGKRLYVAGADGALSALDASGGETLWKQRLSSGELVGPILWQQNLWLADEFGMVFRLDLEGKLLASAELDGRIDVAPVASSDGVLVRNNLGTLFKLR is encoded by the coding sequence ATGATGAAGCTACTGTTGGCCGCCACTGCACTTCTCCTTTCGGCCTGCTCGACCGATTTATTCAGTTGGGGTGAGGCGGATACAAAAGTAGAAAAAGCAGAAGAGAGATTTGTTGTCTCTGCTCCCGCAGAGATATCGGTTGCGTGGCGTGCTGATCTCGACCAGCGCCGTCCAGCCTCACCTTCAGGTTTCAGTAACCCGGCTGTGGTTCAGGGAAAAAGTGGTGAGCTTATTGTTGCAGGGGCGCAGGACAGACGTGTCAGGGTGTTCAGTTCGCATGGCAGTGAAGTTCAGCGTGTAGCCATGACAGCTGCCGGAGAGTCCGGTGCACTGCAACTCTCGAATGGATTGGTTGTCGTGGCCGATGTGGACGGCATGCTGTTCGGAGTCGATATCAATCAGGGTAGTGTCGCATGGAGCGTTGAACTCCCTTCAGCGCTTATGAGCAGGCCGGTTCCCGCAGGAAACGACTTTGTTTTTCAAACCGAGAACAATCAAGTGTTCCGCTTTACTGCAGAGGGGAAAAAGGTGTGGAGTTACTCCGGTCCAGCCAGTGTTCTCGGTATTCAGTATACGCCATCGCCAGTGGTCCACAGGGATCGCATCTATATCTCCATGAAAAGCGGAGATGTTGTCGCGCTGAAGGCGGACAGTGGAAGTTTTCTTTGGCAGCGCCAGCTGTTGCTGAGCAATGAGGCGGCAGTATTGAGCGAACTGAAGGTGCCTGCTGCAGCCCCCGTGCTGATTCCTGCCGAGTTTTCCGGCAGAAGTGAGGATATGCTTGCAGTACCTGTTTTTCAGGGCGAGCTGTTTTTCCTGTCGTTGCTTGATGGAAGTACACTGGCAAGCCGTAAGATTTCAACGAAATCTTCGCCACTCCATGTTGGCAAACGGCTCTATGTTGCCGGTGCGGATGGCGCACTCAGTGCACTTGATGCATCTGGAGGCGAAACCCTTTGGAAGCAGCGGCTCTCCAGCGGCGAACTGGTTGGGCCGATTCTTTGGCAGCAGAACCTTTGGCTTGCCGATGAGTTCGGTATGGTGTTCCGCCTTGATCTGGAGGGTAAGTTGCTTGCCAGCGCGGAACTAGATGGTCGTATCGATGTGGCTCCCGTAGCATCATCTGACGGGGTGCTGGTTAGAAATAACCTCGGAACTCTGTTCAAACTGCGCTAA
- the der gene encoding ribosome biogenesis GTPase Der produces MNQRTNTLQISGRLPVIAIVGRPNVGKSTLFNRLLGKRKAIVGDRPGVTVDRLETECLIGARDVVLVDTGGIGEGTHDVMQPAIDTQVEAALAIADVVLFVVDGQAGSTPVDAAIASKLRRHQIPVLLVVNKAEKPNSEVEFFGLGMGDPVAVSAAHGQGIRDFTDQLEMLIPEVVEVADEEQQQPIASIAVIGRPNVGKSTLINAWLGKERMVVSDISGTTRDAIDSDLVYGNGFIRLVDTAGQRKHGRISDIIEFVARVKAVQAFRRADSIVMVLDGSEGVVEQDMRLMQLAQDEGCALIVAVNKLDLLTEDDWKHYVERLDFRMRGFTDIPVYRITAKSSKGVKRLLDEAVKAAERNRFELGTGELNRWLQSAQEAQHPPSDNGAVVKLKYASQIATSPPTIKIFCNRPKGLKVSYRRYLEQSFRKTFNLTGVPVRFNFAGGKNPYAPEHKR; encoded by the coding sequence TTGAATCAGAGAACCAATACACTACAGATATCCGGACGGTTGCCGGTTATTGCCATCGTCGGACGCCCGAACGTAGGAAAATCAACACTGTTCAATCGTCTGCTTGGTAAACGTAAGGCGATTGTTGGTGACAGGCCAGGTGTAACCGTTGACCGCCTGGAGACCGAGTGCCTGATCGGAGCGCGTGATGTGGTCCTTGTTGATACCGGCGGTATCGGTGAAGGGACGCATGATGTGATGCAGCCAGCGATCGACACCCAGGTTGAGGCTGCTCTGGCGATTGCTGATGTCGTCCTGTTTGTCGTGGATGGACAGGCGGGATCAACGCCTGTGGATGCTGCCATTGCCTCCAAACTTCGCCGTCACCAGATTCCTGTTCTGCTTGTTGTGAATAAAGCCGAGAAACCGAACAGTGAAGTGGAGTTTTTTGGACTGGGCATGGGTGATCCTGTGGCTGTTTCTGCCGCGCACGGACAGGGTATTCGTGATTTTACCGATCAGCTTGAGATGTTGATTCCTGAGGTTGTTGAAGTTGCGGATGAAGAGCAGCAGCAACCAATTGCCAGCATCGCAGTGATCGGACGTCCCAATGTAGGAAAATCGACCCTGATCAATGCCTGGCTTGGCAAAGAGCGTATGGTGGTCAGCGATATATCGGGCACTACGCGCGATGCTATCGACAGCGATCTTGTATACGGCAATGGCTTTATCCGCCTGGTGGATACGGCAGGACAGAGAAAACATGGCCGCATCAGCGATATCATCGAGTTTGTTGCACGCGTCAAGGCGGTTCAGGCATTCCGACGCGCTGATTCGATCGTTATGGTTCTGGATGGCTCGGAAGGTGTGGTTGAACAGGACATGCGCCTGATGCAACTGGCACAGGATGAGGGATGTGCACTGATTGTTGCCGTAAATAAGCTTGACCTGCTGACAGAGGATGACTGGAAGCACTATGTTGAACGGCTTGATTTCCGTATGCGTGGATTCACCGATATACCGGTCTACCGCATTACCGCAAAAAGCAGTAAAGGCGTGAAACGACTGCTTGATGAGGCTGTAAAGGCAGCTGAGAGAAATCGATTTGAACTGGGAACCGGTGAACTCAACCGCTGGTTACAGTCAGCTCAGGAAGCTCAGCATCCCCCCAGCGATAACGGTGCCGTCGTAAAGCTTAAATACGCCTCCCAGATCGCCACATCGCCACCAACCATCAAGATTTTCTGCAATCGCCCTAAAGGCTTGAAAGTAAGTTACCGCCGTTATCTGGAACAGTCGTTCCGCAAGACTTTCAATCTGACCGGCGTGCCTGTCCGTTTTAACTTTGCAGGGGGCAAGAATCCTTACGCGCCTGAGCATAAACGCTGA
- a CDS encoding type II toxin-antitoxin system RatA family toxin has product MRSFEETRVIGCSAEKMFDVVMDIEAYPQFLPWVAGASILTMDEGELTAELVADLAGSRHSFKTVDRFVSGKLVEIRLLDGPFRFLESVWTFEAMEGERCRVHFSIEFEFRSMMLDIVASPIFSTACKSMVQAFEKRAMELKKY; this is encoded by the coding sequence ATGCGCAGCTTTGAGGAGACCAGGGTCATCGGCTGCAGTGCCGAGAAGATGTTCGATGTCGTTATGGATATCGAAGCATATCCTCAGTTCCTTCCCTGGGTGGCTGGTGCATCGATCCTCACGATGGATGAGGGGGAGCTGACAGCTGAACTGGTGGCCGATCTGGCCGGTTCCCGCCACAGTTTTAAAACAGTTGATCGTTTTGTTTCCGGAAAGCTGGTTGAGATTCGCCTGCTGGATGGACCGTTCCGGTTTCTCGAGAGCGTGTGGACATTCGAAGCGATGGAAGGGGAGAGATGCCGGGTCCATTTCTCGATTGAATTTGAGTTTCGCAGCATGATGCTCGATATTGTGGCCAGTCCAATCTTCTCCACGGCATGCAAATCAATGGTACAGGCGTTTGAGAAGCGGGCGATGGAGCTTAAGAAGTACTAA
- a CDS encoding RnfH family protein encodes MHVSVVYALPHQQFIEELDVPEGTTAEDAVRSSGLLEKCPEIDLKTNKLGIYAKLVQASQELYDGDRVEIYRSLPRKPRDAHAVDDKKARIRAKKERVSEEHSE; translated from the coding sequence ATGCATGTCAGTGTCGTTTATGCGCTACCACATCAGCAGTTTATCGAGGAGCTGGATGTTCCAGAGGGTACAACGGCAGAAGATGCGGTTCGCAGCAGTGGCTTGCTGGAGAAGTGCCCTGAGATTGATCTGAAGACAAATAAGCTTGGTATCTATGCCAAGCTGGTGCAGGCAAGCCAGGAGCTTTATGACGGTGATCGTGTCGAGATCTACCGTTCACTGCCGAGAAAGCCTCGTGATGCGCATGCAGTAGACGATAAGAAGGCCCGCATTCGTGCAAAAAAGGAGCGGGTTTCGGAAGAGCATTCCGAGTGA
- a CDS encoding peroxiredoxin: MTERYVPANHELAKKVQRAIAMAVAGMIAVVIVPAVVIIGVIVNNGKPIQVGKEVPEFILPNQNNANVSVKDYLGHWCLVYFYNEGRPEGLVQARRFRESYESFQQLDLQLIGISYDSVPSHREFAEKLNITHPLLSDPDGEVIEEYSAHSSMNHLARNLSYLIDGDGIVKKVYLDISPDEHVRALTEDIRQLTQL; this comes from the coding sequence ATGACAGAGCGATACGTTCCGGCCAATCATGAACTGGCAAAGAAGGTGCAGCGGGCCATTGCGATGGCTGTAGCCGGCATGATTGCAGTTGTGATCGTACCTGCTGTTGTGATTATCGGGGTAATTGTCAATAACGGTAAACCGATTCAGGTTGGTAAAGAGGTGCCTGAATTCATTCTTCCGAATCAGAACAATGCCAATGTTTCCGTGAAGGATTATCTGGGCCACTGGTGTCTTGTCTATTTCTATAATGAGGGACGGCCCGAAGGGTTGGTTCAGGCCAGACGTTTCAGGGAAAGCTACGAGAGCTTTCAACAACTTGATTTGCAGCTGATCGGAATCAGTTACGACTCCGTTCCTTCGCATCGGGAGTTTGCCGAGAAGCTGAATATAACCCATCCGCTTCTATCGGATCCCGACGGCGAAGTGATTGAAGAGTATTCAGCCCACAGTTCGATGAACCATCTGGCCAGAAACCTGAGTTACCTGATCGATGGCGATGGGATCGTCAAAAAGGTATATCTGGATATCTCGCCTGATGAGCATGTGCGAGCACTCACCGAAGATATCCGTCAGTTGACCCAGCTCTAA